AGCTCACCTCGACGGCCGCCGCGAACACCTCGTCCTTCGTGCCGAAGTAGTGGTGGACGAGGGCCGCGTCCACCCCGGCGGCCTTGGCGATGCCGCGCACGGACGTCTTGTCGTAGCCCCGCTCGGAGAACTCGGCGCGGGCCGCCTCCAGGATGCGCTCGCGGGCGCCGGGCCCGTCGGCGCGCTCGGCGGCGGGCGGCCGGCCACGGCCCCGGCGCGGCGCGGACCCGGCCCCGGGCTGGGGGCGCGTCACGGAACGCGGGCCGACGACGCCAGGTGCTGCCGGGTGAAGGCCAGCGCCTCGGCGAGGTCGGCCTCCCGTTCGGCGGCGGACATGGCGCGCCGCGTGTTGACCTCGATGACGACGTGCCCGTCGAAGCCGGTGCGCGCCAGGTGCTCCAGCAGCTCGGCGCACGGCTGCGTGCCCCGGCCCGGTACGAGGTGCTCGTCCTTCGCGGAGCCGCGCCCGTCCGCGAGGTGGACGTGGCCCAGCCGGTCGCCCATCCGGGACACCATGGCCATCGCGTCCGTCCGGGCGGTCGCCGTGTGGGAGAGGTCCACCGTGTAGTGGCGGTAGTCGTCCTTGGTGACGTCCCACTCGGGGGCGTACGCGAGCATCTCGCGGTCGCGGTAGCGCCACGGGTACATGTTCTCGACGGCGAACCGCACGTCCGTCTCGTTCGCCATCCGCCAGATGCCGGAGACGAAGTCGCGCGCGTACTGCCGCTGCCAGCGGAACGGCGGGTGCACGACGACCGTCGAGGCGCCGAGCTTCTCCGCCGCCGCCCGGGCGCGCTGGAGCTTGACCCACGGGTCGGTGGACCAGACGCGCTGGGTGATCAGCAGGCAGGGGGCGTGCACGGCGAGGACGGGCACCTGGTGGTAGTCCGAGAGCCGCCGCAGGGCCTCCAGGTCCTGGCTGACCGGGTCCGTCCACACCATGACCTCGACCCCGTCGTAGCCGAGGCGCGCGGCCACCTCGAAGGCCGTCGCCGTCGACTCCGGGTAGACCGAGGCCGTCGAGAGGGCGACCTTCGCGCGGGGAAGGCGCCCCACCTGCCGCTCCGCTTGCTCTGCCACGTCTGCCACGAGGGAAAGGGTACGGGCCCGGCCGGTCACTCGGGGAGGTGGTCCAGGCGTCGCAGGATGACGCCCTCGCGCAGCGCCCACGGGCAGATCTCCACCGCCTCGACGCCGAACAGGTCCATCGCGGCCTCCGCGACCAGCGCCCCGGCCAGCAGCTGGGCGGCCCGCCCCGCCGACACACCGGGCAGCCCGCAGCGCTGCTCGACGGTCATGGCGGCCAGCTTCGGCACCCACGACTCCAGTGACGAACGACTCAGTACGCGCTGCACGTACTCGCCCTCGCCGGAGCCGGGCGCACCCGCGAGCCGGGCCAGCTGCTTGAACGTCTTGGACGTGG
This genomic window from Streptomyces thermolilacinus SPC6 contains:
- a CDS encoding sugar phosphate isomerase/epimerase family protein, with the translated sequence MGRLPRAKVALSTASVYPESTATAFEVAARLGYDGVEVMVWTDPVSQDLEALRRLSDYHQVPVLAVHAPCLLITQRVWSTDPWVKLQRARAAAEKLGASTVVVHPPFRWQRQYARDFVSGIWRMANETDVRFAVENMYPWRYRDREMLAYAPEWDVTKDDYRHYTVDLSHTATARTDAMAMVSRMGDRLGHVHLADGRGSAKDEHLVPGRGTQPCAELLEHLARTGFDGHVVIEVNTRRAMSAAEREADLAEALAFTRQHLASSARVP